The window GTGAATATGGGTGAGATGGATGATAAAAGATATCCTTCGCAGTACCGTACTCCATCGTACGTCCTGCATACATCACTAGGACTTTATCACATACCCCTGCGACGACCCCAAGGTCGTGGGTGATCAAAATAATTGCAGTATCAAACTCTTGTTTTAACTCATTGAGCAACGTCATAATTTGCGCTTGTACTGTCACATCAAGTGCGGTTGTGGGTTCGTCAGCAATTAACAGCTTTGGTTGGCATAACAGTGCCATTGCAATCATGACTCGTTGTCTCATTCCTCCTGAAAATTCATGTGGATACATATTCATCCGCTTACGTGCTTCCGGCATTTTAACGGCATCTAACATCCGAACGGATTCTTCGAAAGCCTCCCTTTTACTCATACCTTTATGTAGCATGAGAACTTCCGACAATTGAGTACCAATTTTCAAATAAGGATTCAATGATGTCATTGGGTCTTGGAAAATCATGGAAATCTCTTCCGCCCGCATACGGTTTAATTCTTTTTCTCTTAAATTCAAAATCTCACGGTCATTAAACATGGCAGAGCCATTAATTTTGCCATTTTTGGCAAGCAAGCCCATTAGTGCGAAAGCGGTTTGTGATTTTCCTGAACCTGATTCGCCTACTATTCCAAGCGTTTCCCCCGCACTTAATTCAAAGTTCAATTTATTTACAGCGGTAACATCACCATCTTGGGTCGCGAATGTCACACTGAGATCTTTCACGGATAACAGAGGGCTTTTCATTGGGTTATTTAACATATTATTCCCTCTAGCGATCTTTCGGGTCGAGCGCATCACGCAGCCCGTCACCGATAAAGTTAAAACAAAATAGCGTGATGACTAAAAAACCAGCTGGGATCAGTAGTAACCAAGGCGTCACTTCCATTGAGTTCGCCCCATCACTTAATAACGCCCCCCAACTACTTAACGGTTCTTGTGTCCCTAAACCTAAAAAGCTTAAGAATGATTCAAACAAAATCATACTTGGAACTAATAATGAGGCGTAAACGACTACTACACCTAAAACGTTAGGAACAATATGTCGTAGAATAATCTGCCGTGTACTCACACCACAAACAAGCGCTGCTTCAATAAATTCTTTACGTTTTAATCCAAGTGTTTGCCCGCGAACAATACGCGCCATATCCAACCATGACACCATTCCTATCGCCACAAAAATCAATAAGATATTGGTACCAAACAAGGTGACTAACAAGATCACAAAAAACATAAATGGAAAGGAGTTTAAAATTTCTAATATACGCATCATGATGGAATCCACTTTTCCACCTACGTAACCAGCTAATGAGCCGTACAGTGTGCCTACCACAACTGCGACTAACGCAGCGGCAACCCCCACCATTAAGGAAATTCGCCCACCGATCGCAACACGCACTAATAGATCTCGGCCTGAAGCATCTGTACCAAAATAATGTCCAGTTGCCATATCAGGTGGCATTGACATCATTTCCCAATCGGTATCGTCGTACAAAAAAGGCGACAACATGGGCGCAAAAATGACAAATAAAGTAATTAAGAACAACACACATAAGCTAAAAATTGCTGCACGGTTGTGCATAAAACGGCGCCTAGCATCTTGCCATAAACTGCGCCCTTCAATATCGAGCTGCTCTGAAAAGTTCGCCAGAGCTTCACTATTTTTTTGGTTCGATAGCATCGTGTTTCTCCGACTTAGTAACGAATTTTAGGGTCAATAACGGCATACAAAACATCGACAATCGCATTAAATGCAATTGTCAGTACCCCAACTAAAATTGTTAAGCTCAATACCAGCGAATAATCACGATTAAGTGCACCGTTAACAAAGAGTTGACCGATCCCCGGTAACCCAAAAATGGTTTCAATGACCATTGACCCAGTAATAATCCCTACAAAAGCAGGCCCCATATAGGAAAGCACAGGAAGCAACGCAGGTTTAAGGGCATGGCGTAAAATGATAGTTCTTAGTGGTAATCCTTTTGCACGGGCAGTACGAATGAAGTTTGAATGCATAATTTCAATCATCGAGCCACGTGTAATACGGGAAATACTCGCGATATACGCTAATGAAAGCGCAACCATGGGCAGAACCATATGTTTTAGGTTCCCGCCATCCCAGCCACCACCAGGGAACCATTTCAAGTGAATGGCAAAAATTAGCACCAATAACGGCGCTACAACAAAGCTTGGGATAACAACCCCCGTCATGGCAAACCCCATGACTGTAAAGTCCCATTTGGTATTTTGGTTGAGTGCGGCTATCACCCCTGCGGATACCCCAAATAACACAGCAACAATAAATGCAGTAGCCCCTAATTTTGCAGAGACAGGGAATGCTTTAGCCACTAAATCATTAACACTGTAGTCCTTGTATTTAAATGATGGGCCAAAGTCACCCTTGGAAAGCTGAATTAAATAATTAAAATACTGCTTATACATAGGGTCATTTAAATGGTATTTCGCTTCAATATTTGCCATTACTTCCGGTGGCAATTTCCGCTCGCCAGTGAATGGGCTCCCTGGAGCTAATCGCATCATAAAAAATGAAATGGTAATCAGAACCAAAAGAGTCGGAATGGCTTCTAACAACCGACGAAAAATAAATTTCAACATCGCTCTTTCCTACTTCTATTGCCTAAATAGGCGAATATCTGGCTCCAATAAATGGAGCCAGAGCAACTATATTAGTGTTTAATAATATATAAATCTTTAGTATGCAGATTATCTAATGGGTCTTTGCCACTATAGCCACCCACATAAGGTTTCACTAAACGCGTATTAACATAGTAGTAAAGCGGAACAACCCCTGAGTCTTTATCGAGTAATTTTTCAGCTTGTTGATAGAGTTCTGCTCGTTCTTCATCTGTTTTGGCTTGCAATGTTTTCTTCATCACCGCATCAAAATCTGTATTTTTATAGTGAACGGTATTATTACTGCTGTAGGAAAGTAACATATTGAGGAAGGATGAAGGCTCGTTATAGTCCGCACACCACCCCGCGCGTGCAACATCATAGTTGCCTTGATGTCGGCTATCTAAGAATGTTTTCCACTCTTGGTTTTCTAATTTCACTTCCGCACCAATGTTTTTCTTCCACATAGAAGACGCTGCAATCGCAATACGCTTATGTAAGTCTGAGGTGTTATATAATAAATTGAATTTTAGAGGATTCCCTTTGTTATATCCCGCTTCTTCTAGCAACTGTTTCGCTTTTTCATTACGCTGCTCTTGGGTCATATTCGCGTACCAATCTGGTTTTTCTGTTTTCATTCCGCTGGTAAATGGTGGAGTGAAACCATACGCAGGAATATCCCCTTGAGCTTTAACTTTATACGTAATTGTGTCTCTATCCATAGATAGCTTTAACGCTTCACGTACACGAGGGTCGTTAAATGGGGGTTTTTCATTATTAATCTCATAATAATAAGTACACAAGTATGGACTTACCCGTAACTCATTCGGCATATTTTTCTGCAAACTTTTGAACTGTTCGATAGGTAAGTTACTGTATGTCATATCAATTTCACCACTACGGTAGCGGTTAACATCTGTAACTTCTGAGGAAATCGGTAAAAAAGTCACTTGGTCAATAATGGTATTCGCATTATCCCAATAGCTTGGGCTTCGCTCTAATACAATGCGCTCATTAACTGTCCAATCCTTCAATTTATATGCCCCATTACCCACAAAATTCTGTGGCTGCGTCCACTTAGCACCATGTTGTTCAATAGTTTTTTTATTTACTGGGGACATAGATGAGTGAGCTAATAATTTAGGGATATAAGGAACAGCTTCACTCAGTGTAATAACTAGGGTTTTGTCATCGAGAGCTTTAATACCAAGTTCTTCAGGTTTTTTCTTTCCAGAGATAACATCGTCAATATTATTGATATGGGCATATTGTAAATAACTCGCATAAGGTGATGCAGTATCAGGATCAGCCAATCGTCGCCAGCTATACACAAAATCTTCGGCTGTGACAGGGTCACCATTAGACCATTTAGCACCTTCGCGAATTTTAAATGTCCATTCTGTAAAATCTTTATTTTCCCAGCTTGTTGCTGAACCAGGTAAAATTTCACCATCAGGCCCCACAATTGTGATCCCTTCAAAAAGGTCTCTCGCTAAAGCAGATTCCGGCACCCCTTCAATTTTATGTGGATCTAATGACTGAGGTTCTGAGCCATTATTACGAACCATTAACTGTTTTTCAGCCAGTTCAACACCTGCGGGAACCGTTGCTGCAAAACTTGTTGCTATAGAGCCCATTGCTAACCCAGCCGTTACGCTAAGCGCAATAATCGATTTATTGATTAATTTACTCATCTTATCGGTTACTCCCATACATAATTATTATGATTGTGTGTTGATATATGTTCACCCAGTAGATGAACACTTTTTATAATTATTTAGATATTATTAATTAGGTTCACTTATATATAACCGTTTAATATCCGTATAATCAAGGGGGTCATTACCTTTAAATCCGCGAACACTCGGTTTTATCATTCGAGCACTAACGCGATAATAAACAGGAACAATAGCCGAATCCTTGTCTAGCAAGGTTTCCGCTTGTTGATAAATTGCATGGCGAGATGAAGGATCTGGAGCTGTCAGCGCTTGCTCAAGCAAGGCATCAAAGTCCGAATTATTATAAAAAGCGGTATTATTACTATTTTGAGACAACATCATATTCAAAAATGCAGTTGGTTCATTGTAATCTGCGCACCACGTTGCCCTAGCAACATCGTAATGACCTTCATGACGACTTTGTAATGATGTTTTCCATTCTTGGTTTTGCAACGTCACTTGCGCACCAATATTTTTCTGCCACATCGATGCTGCAACAATAGCTTGCTGTTTGTTTTGATCTGAAGTGTTATACAATAAGTCAAATTTCAATGGGTTTTCTTTGTTATAACCCGCTTGTGAAAGTAAATCTTTAGCGCGCTGATAACGTTGTTCTGCCGATAAATTAGCCCATTCAGGTAATGCAAAGTCACCATTATTGATAAAGCTTGGCGTAAAACCATAAGCGACTTTTTGCCCTTGAGCGATAATTTTATTGGTAATTATTTCTCTATCTAAACCCAATTTTATTGCTTCACGTACTCTTGGGTCATTAAACGGCGCTTTTTGATTATTTATTTCATAATAGAACGTACACAAATATGGCCGAACATATAATTCATTGGGCCTTTCTTGCTGCATTTTTTTATATAAAACAGGTGGGATTGCAGAATTTGAAATATCAATTTCACCACTACGGTAACGGTTAATATCACTCACTTCGGAGCTAATCGCTAGAAAGGTCGCTTGCTCAATACGACTATTGGGATTATCCCAGTAAAATGGGTTTCGTTTGATAACAATACGTTCATTTACCACCCACTTATCCAATATGTATGCCCCATTTCCAATAAAATTTTGGGGTTGAGTCCATTTATCACCATGCCGTTGAATTGCAGACTTATTCACAGGCTTCATAGACGTATGAGAAAGCATATCGACAAAATAAGGTACTGGGTGGCTTAGCGTAACCTGTAGATGTTGCGGATCAAGTGCCTTCACCCCCAGCGCTGTTGCAGGCATTTTCCCTGCTAAAATCGCATCTGCATTTAAAATATACGCATTTTGTAGATAACTTGAGTAAGGAGAGCCTGTATTAGGGTCAGATAAACGTTGCCAACTATACACAAAATCTTCAGCGGTTACAGGTGAGCCATCACTCCACTTTGCATCTTCCCGCAAAGTAAAAACCCAAGAGGTGTAATTTTCATTGGTCCAATTTTTAGCAACGCCAGGAACTGCCTTACCGTCTATATCGGTATACACGAGGCCTTCTAATAAGTTTAATATCACATTGCTTTCTGGCACCCCTTCCACTTTATGGGGATCAAGAGATGTTACTTCTGAGCCATTATTAATTGTGATTACCTGTTTTACTTTTTCCGTGCCATTTGCTTGTAACGCAACAAATAATAACGAGAGCACACCATAACCAAGTGTTGATTTGAACATCCTATCCCTCACGATTCATTGATGGCGCTATAACCTCATTAGCAACCTTATTTACGCTGATATTTAAGCCCTAAGACTGTTATTTCCTTATGGGCAATCCACTTTATGACTCCAATATTCAAAACAATTAATTAACATTCGCTAGTTAAAAACTTTTGATAACTTTTAAAAATAACAGCTAAACATTATGTTTATCTTTAAATTACAATGCATTACAAAAGTATAATCATACAATACAAGATAGACCTCAAATTCGAATCCAAACATATCATTAACAAACGCCAATTAGAATAGTGAATAAATTTACGTAGCTCACAATTCCTTACTTTTTATCCCTGTTTTAGCAAAAAATGCCACATATAATTACAGGGAACATTTTTTTCATACGTGATTATTGATGACTAAAATTTTAATAAGCCAATTAAAACTACCTGAAGAGCAAAATTGATGTATGTAATACGATAGGAACTAACGATAGATATGGCTGCAAATAGGTTTAGTTTGCAGCCATAAAAAGAGAAGAAATTAGATTATAATAAGCCTGGGAATATGGCTTTAACCCCGGTCACAATAAACTCTATCCCCAGCGACATCAGTAATAGGCCCATGATACGCGTCACCACGTTGATCCCTGTTTGACCTAAGTAACGAACCAATAAAGACGCTGAACGAAATAATAACCAACAACAAAAAGCAAATGCGATACTCGTCAAGGCTAAACCTAAAAAGTTTTGCCAACCATGCCAACGAGATGACCAAACGATACAAGAACTGATTGCCCCAGGCCCTGCCATTAAGGGTAAAGCCAAAGGTACAACACCAATGCTATCCCTAACCGCAGTTTCTGTTTTTTCTTGCTTATTCTGTTTGTCTTCACCAATTTTACCGCTAATCATTGACATCGCTATTGTGACGATCAAGATCCCACCAGCAATACGGAAAGAATCAATTGAAATACCAAATAATTGCAGAATTGAGTCACCAATTAATAATGATGTACATAAAATGATAGCAACTGATGTATTTGCAATAGTATTAGTTTTATTTCTCCCTGCATTACTTTGATAGTTTGTCATACTAATAAACACAGGCAATATGCCAACTGGGTTCACAAGTGCAAACAAGCCAATAAAGAATTTTATATAACCCGATAAATCAAGTAATGCGCTACTCACCCATTCATTTCCTTAAGCAGTTCTCTTTAGAGATTCATTGATATCTTTTATGATTTTACCACCGATGTTATTAATTTCCTTGAGCAAAACAATATTTTCTTCAACTTGCTAAATTTGCTTAGCATTTAGTTAGGTATACATAAATTATCTGCACAAATTGTTTTGATAATATTAAATTAAGTAATAGATGAACAACATTTATTCAACTTGTGCATATATACACGTGCTGAAAGGAGTCAGCTTGGCGTTTTCGTGATATAGATCACTTTATTTAATTACCGTTTTGTTAATCTACTCTTAACTGATAGGCAGAGCTAATGAGGATATTAACTCAAAACTGAATAAGGTTTTTAAGCCAATAAGCGATCATGAGCAGCGTTATTATAGATAACATCTATACTTTCATCTTTAAGCATTTCCTAGTTCTATAGATGCATTTTGCTCATTGGCTTAAAAAGTTTAACATTTATCAGGAGTAATCTATATGTCCGTAACTAACGTTACCGAACTCAATGAACTCGTTGCTCGTGTCAAAAAAGCTCAACGCGAATTCGCAACTTTCTCCCAAGAGCAAGTTGATGAAATCTTTAGAGCCGCCGCCCTCGCTGCTGCTGACGCACGTATCCCCCTAGCAAAACTCGCTGTCGAAGAATCTGGAATGGGTATTATTGAAGATAAAGTGATCAAAAACCACTTTGCTTCAGAGTATATCTATAATGCGTATAAAGACGAAAAAACCTGCGGCACGCTATCTGAAGACCCAACATTTGGAACAATTACTATCGCTGAGCCGATTGGTATTATCTGTGGTATTGTTCCAACAACAAACCCAACTTCAACCGCGATTTTTAAATCACTGATTAGCTTAAAAACGCGCAACGCTATTATCTTTTCTCCGCACCCTCGCGCTAAAAATGCAACTAACCGCGCAGCACAAATCGTGCTTGATGCTGCCATTGCAGCGGGGGCACCAAAAGACATTATTGGCTGGATTGATTCCCCTTCTGTTGAGCTATCCAACGCTTTAATGCACCACCCTGATATTAACCTGATCCTAGCGACAGGTGGGCCAGGCATGGTCAAAGCAGCTTATAGCTCAGGTAAACCTGCAATTGGTGTTGGTGCTGGTAATACCCCTGTCGTTATTGATGAAACAGCGGACATTAAACGTGCCGTTGCGTCCATTTTGATGTCAAAAACATTCGACAACGGAGTTATTTGTGCTTCTGAACAATCCGTTGTGGTTGTGGATGAAATCTAC is drawn from Providencia huaxiensis and contains these coding sequences:
- a CDS encoding ABC transporter substrate-binding protein, whose product is MFKSTLGYGVLSLLFVALQANGTEKVKQVITINNGSEVTSLDPHKVEGVPESNVILNLLEGLVYTDIDGKAVPGVAKNWTNENYTSWVFTLREDAKWSDGSPVTAEDFVYSWQRLSDPNTGSPYSSYLQNAYILNADAILAGKMPATALGVKALDPQHLQVTLSHPVPYFVDMLSHTSMKPVNKSAIQRHGDKWTQPQNFIGNGAYILDKWVVNERIVIKRNPFYWDNPNSRIEQATFLAISSEVSDINRYRSGEIDISNSAIPPVLYKKMQQERPNELYVRPYLCTFYYEINNQKAPFNDPRVREAIKLGLDREIITNKIIAQGQKVAYGFTPSFINNGDFALPEWANLSAEQRYQRAKDLLSQAGYNKENPLKFDLLYNTSDQNKQQAIVAASMWQKNIGAQVTLQNQEWKTSLQSRHEGHYDVARATWCADYNEPTAFLNMMLSQNSNNTAFYNNSDFDALLEQALTAPDPSSRHAIYQQAETLLDKDSAIVPVYYRVSARMIKPSVRGFKGNDPLDYTDIKRLYISEPN
- the oppA gene encoding oligopeptide ABC transporter substrate-binding protein OppA, which codes for MSKLINKSIIALSVTAGLAMGSIATSFAATVPAGVELAEKQLMVRNNGSEPQSLDPHKIEGVPESALARDLFEGITIVGPDGEILPGSATSWENKDFTEWTFKIREGAKWSNGDPVTAEDFVYSWRRLADPDTASPYASYLQYAHINNIDDVISGKKKPEELGIKALDDKTLVITLSEAVPYIPKLLAHSSMSPVNKKTIEQHGAKWTQPQNFVGNGAYKLKDWTVNERIVLERSPSYWDNANTIIDQVTFLPISSEVTDVNRYRSGEIDMTYSNLPIEQFKSLQKNMPNELRVSPYLCTYYYEINNEKPPFNDPRVREALKLSMDRDTITYKVKAQGDIPAYGFTPPFTSGMKTEKPDWYANMTQEQRNEKAKQLLEEAGYNKGNPLKFNLLYNTSDLHKRIAIAASSMWKKNIGAEVKLENQEWKTFLDSRHQGNYDVARAGWCADYNEPSSFLNMLLSYSSNNTVHYKNTDFDAVMKKTLQAKTDEERAELYQQAEKLLDKDSGVVPLYYYVNTRLVKPYVGGYSGKDPLDNLHTKDLYIIKH
- a CDS encoding YchE family NAAT transporter — its product is MSSALLDLSGYIKFFIGLFALVNPVGILPVFISMTNYQSNAGRNKTNTIANTSVAIILCTSLLIGDSILQLFGISIDSFRIAGGILIVTIAMSMISGKIGEDKQNKQEKTETAVRDSIGVVPLALPLMAGPGAISSCIVWSSRWHGWQNFLGLALTSIAFAFCCWLLFRSASLLVRYLGQTGINVVTRIMGLLLMSLGIEFIVTGVKAIFPGLL
- the oppD gene encoding ABC transporter ATP-binding protein, which produces MLNNPMKSPLLSVKDLSVTFATQDGDVTAVNKLNFELSAGETLGIVGESGSGKSQTAFALMGLLAKNGKINGSAMFNDREILNLREKELNRMRAEEISMIFQDPMTSLNPYLKIGTQLSEVLMLHKGMSKREAFEESVRMLDAVKMPEARKRMNMYPHEFSGGMRQRVMIAMALLCQPKLLIADEPTTALDVTVQAQIMTLLNELKQEFDTAIILITHDLGVVAGVCDKVLVMYAGRTMEYGTAKDIFYHPSHPYSLGLLAAVPRLDGDDESLATIPGNPPNLLRLPKGCPFSPRCQYAVQQCVDQEPALTTFGQTRLRACFKPLEELV
- the oppB gene encoding oligopeptide ABC transporter permease OppB, producing MLKFIFRRLLEAIPTLLVLITISFFMMRLAPGSPFTGERKLPPEVMANIEAKYHLNDPMYKQYFNYLIQLSKGDFGPSFKYKDYSVNDLVAKAFPVSAKLGATAFIVAVLFGVSAGVIAALNQNTKWDFTVMGFAMTGVVIPSFVVAPLLVLIFAIHLKWFPGGGWDGGNLKHMVLPMVALSLAYIASISRITRGSMIEIMHSNFIRTARAKGLPLRTIILRHALKPALLPVLSYMGPAFVGIITGSMVIETIFGLPGIGQLFVNGALNRDYSLVLSLTILVGVLTIAFNAIVDVLYAVIDPKIRY
- the oppC gene encoding oligopeptide ABC transporter permease OppC codes for the protein MLSNQKNSEALANFSEQLDIEGRSLWQDARRRFMHNRAAIFSLCVLFLITLFVIFAPMLSPFLYDDTDWEMMSMPPDMATGHYFGTDASGRDLLVRVAIGGRISLMVGVAAALVAVVVGTLYGSLAGYVGGKVDSIMMRILEILNSFPFMFFVILLVTLFGTNILLIFVAIGMVSWLDMARIVRGQTLGLKRKEFIEAALVCGVSTRQIILRHIVPNVLGVVVVYASLLVPSMILFESFLSFLGLGTQEPLSSWGALLSDGANSMEVTPWLLLIPAGFLVITLFCFNFIGDGLRDALDPKDR